TTGCCAGCGGTTTGGTAAATGTATGCCTGGTGGGAGAAGTCCCACTAGTTTCTGAGGGCAGAAGCTACAAACCGCACTGGTTCAGACAAAAACATTCACGTGTCTTATTTATGCTGTTGGCATTGAGTAATTGGGCCACTTGCCAAACGTTTAGTGTGAAAGTTTGATTTACTGAAAGTCAAGTCAACATTTTCAGCCTGACAAAACATTTCCCAGATTCAAAAGCCAATTTTTGGCCTTTACCGTTAATGTAGGACTTTTgccacattttaaaataaggTTTTGGAAGATGACTGTGCTGCAGTTCACTCTCAACAACACAGATATAAGAAAGTTggaataaaactacaaacaagtcTGTCACTGATAACGGACTCTTCAGACATCCCATGCCTGGCTGTGTGGATATCTACCGTCTCTGTCTGTAGTTTGTGAGCTAACATGGCGTTTGGAGGGTGATTCTCTACAAAGCTCCTTCACCTTATCTCCAATTGACAATTCTGTGACTCCAGTAACTGACTTGTTTTTGAAGTAGATCGTAAATCTCACTCATTATGGTCTTAAAAAAGTCTTCAGTTAAACCTCCTgtaacctgcagaaaccctgatCATGGAGAGCATGTCCACAGTGAATGTCTTTGAGGACGTCCTCACACTAGAACACATTCagaccagtgtgtgtgatgacactATGTTCTGACTGGTAGACTGCAGATTTACAGTTAACAAGTCTTGGTAAGAACTGCACAGCTAGTCAAATAATGTGTCTGTGGTTTCTTTTACAGTATTTGGTAagtttgggaaaaaaaaacacatgaccCTAATTGCTAAATCTCGAAACCAAAACTTTATAACACAAATCTGCTGAATCAAAAGGATGTGTGAAGTCTCAAAGACGTGTTCATATAGAGTGCGTGGAGGATCTGTGTTCATAGCTCGACTTTTGtcaaaacacaatcaaacatctGGTCATGTGCGCCGTTGGTCAATCAAATGCATGCATGCAAAcgttttttttatgaatgtctTCGCAATGTGAGGTATTATTTTGTCGTATACCTGTGAACATTGTACAGAGAGATGATCTGATTGCACTTTGATAACTTCTGCAACATCGTAAAATCCACTGCTCATTATAATATAAACATACTATAGTATAGTATAATATAGTGCTTTCTAAAACGTGGATGTGTTTTTCACAATCCTGCACCAAAACAAATCGTTATTGTAAGATCCGGTGCTTCAGAGCTCGATCTGTACAAGATACAGTTTAGAGAAATTCCTTTAGCATCTAATGCCCCAGACTTTGAGGAAATGGAAAACTAAATGGCTGCGTTACCTCTGTCTGTGctttcgaaaaaaaaaatgtggtcCAGTCGTTTCTTTTTTAGCCGTGCCTTTGCAATTACCTATTCTAAATTGGTAGacgtgtgtgttgctgctgaaacattttacacacattaaaaataGGTGGCGGtcttttttgtaatgtttttacgTCTGCCGCGTGTTTCCCCACAGGAAGGACTCGGATGACGTGGCCCTGCTGCCTGCGCATGAAGCCAGCGCCAGGTGTCCCCAGGTGGTCATCGACTTCTACGAGCAGAAGCTGACCTGGCACTGTGGAGACGAGGAGCCGTGAAGCGCGCGCCTGTTAGCGtgttcccttgtgtgtgtgtgtgtgtgtgtgtgagtgtttgttttgagAACGGAGGAGAACTGGTAAACGGCTGCGTCCTCACCTGAAGCTTAGTTTAACCTCCATCCagtgtcctcctccagctgacaTTAGAAGCACGCTGTGTGAAATTGCATCCCGGTAGGAGTTTCGGAAATCTGTCGACTGGAAGAACCTCCGCGGGGACGGATATTCAGGGCTCTCTGTCCCGTGGTGCTCAGCAAGGTCACTGTGCCTTTTGTGGAGACCGTGATGGAGACTTGAACTAACCTGTGTGTGAAGAGCAGCCGGTCTGAGGTCAGACTAACCTGTAGCAGCTTTGGTCGTGTGTCATCATGTAGCCGACACAATCACTGTGgacatgtgttttgttttcaagacTACTGTTATATAGTAATTTAGTATCTCTAGTCCTCCACTGGTTTAGTGTGAGCGTTTTATCTTGTGTAgcaacactttgaaaaaaagAGTGAACTAACTGTTGTCCGATCTGTACCTCCAGTGCACCTAGCTTTAGGTTGGATTGTCTAGACTAGAGCCCGACTGACATGGATGTTTGGAGGCTGATGCATTGTCTAACGAAGCCAACATAAAGGAAATAAGTGGGCTGTGATGGTTACATCATTTGAAGCAGACTTATCTCTTTTCATACATGAAggcagcataaatgagccttaatATGTCActatgaaagaaagaaatgtaactgaagcttgatattttacaatttaatgtaacatctaaaaataaataactttaaatacaaagaaaacatgaatacaaCCAAATAATTACAACTTTGATTAAGAACCTAatcaaaaataaagataaactaTAGATTGCTTGGACACACCAAATTATGATATTTCCAACAGCCATATGCTTTTTCCAGGATTATTTTTTCTGTAAATAGAAAGTTATCATGATGTAGCATATCAGCAAAAATATTTACTGAATGTCTGTGAAAGTCTCATATCAGCCGTTGGTTTTTATCAACAGACAGATGAATCAGTCGGGCTCTAACGTGCATATTGTTTGAACCTGTATTGTTTGTGGTGTTTGTAgccatgttttatactttgtctcattgtgtctcactgtgtctctatGACCTGTGTAGTTGAGGTTTTAAAcacatgtattttaaaatgtgccCCACCAGATAATGTCCCAGATCAGCTGCTATGAACCAAATGTTGTCACCTCTGATGAATCatcaaaagttgtttttataaattaatattagGTGCTTTTAGACAAAGAGAAATCCAGGCAATCATTATATACATTAGATAAATGGCTCGCCTAATAACTAAAAAAAGATTGTTAAATGTAGCACTTTAGACGTGAGACTGTCCACTGGTGGACAGCATTGTCTTCCAGTAATTCCACAGGCATGGACACGAAACCTGTCTCCTGACTCGACATATCTCCCATCGTAGTTATGGGACACTCAGCTGAACCTTTGACCTCCTAAAACTCACCTGCTACTGTAACTACTGTAACTGACCATAGATCTGTGAAGTCTCTGTGactaaaggaaaacattttgtgacaatttcctttttgtttttttttctcttttttttccatgtttttcAAATGTTAGACTATACCATCATGAAGTAAAAGAAATTATCAGAAAAATTGGTAatagtggatttttttttaaaggggagGGGCTACTCACAGCCTTTGGTCTTTGGTCttgtgactttattttgaaaacttttgCTCCTGGTTAGTAAAGCTAGGAATAAAAGGCTGAAGCACAAAGCTAAGCAGAGCATTATTCTGATGAATTTAAACTACTGAGATTCAACCTTAATgaaagttttcattttcatttttcaattatGAGAGAAGGCACAGACAACTCTACGAGTCAGGTAGGTTCATTATGCTTTTATCCTGTAAAGTAAGTTGATACCTCATGAAGAAAACACCATTGAAATCCCCCATGTCACATTTGGAAGCTTTAACTTCTGGTAAAGGCTTAAACAACAAACTTCTTTAACCTCCTGAGCAATAAAGGAAATGTTTTGGGTTTTTCCAGTTATGATTCTTGACGCGTTGCTCATAGCACTTCCTCTATCTGCCAATAACAAGTTCCCTTTTGACAAAACCACTGCATTCAGACCAGTGTTAGAGAGTCTCTCCTGTCTTCTCCATGCAGCAGGTGGTCAGTGTCTGGGTGCGGGACCCGCGGATACAAAAGAATGACTTCTGGCACGCCTTCATAGACTATGAAATTTGTTTACATGTGAGTAAAAGGATAGACATGaaattgttttactttgtggttTTCTATGCACCACTGGAGTTTGGTGTGACCTGCCGTGTGTCCCACTTGTGTCGTGCTTCAGACCGACAGCGTGTGCTTCACCAAGAAGGTCTCTGCCGTGAGGAGGAGGTACAGCGAGTTCGTATGGCTTAGGCAGAAACTACAAGCAAACTCACAGCTAATGTAAGTTAATATTACTGTGTGGATTGAGCGGCAGCAAAAGATCACATTATCTTCCAGTTCTCCTGTTCAGATTGATCTGTTGAGGGTCATTctcaggggtgtgtgtgtatgtgtgtgtgttttacaggttTCAGCTTCCTGAGCTGCCCGGGAAGAATCCCTTCTTCAGCCTGAACAACGCCCGACAGATCTCTGAGCGTATGACGGGGCTCCAGGATTTTCTGAAACAGTAAGAAATGATCCCACAGATCAAAACACTCAGGAACTTTGACATACTACAGCAGGGAGATAATAAAATTGGTAAATCAGTGTTTCCATAAACAACGGGGGCCTCGTGACTGCTGCTTTCACACGAGTAAAAAACAAGACAGCATGCAGTAACCTTACCTTGTTCTCCAGGATCCTGCAGAACCCTCTGCTGCTGTCGGACAGCTGCTTGCACCTCTTCCTGCAGTCGAAGCTCAGCGTGTCCAAGATCAAGGCCTGTGCTGCTGGAAGGACCCGCTTCTCCGTGGCGCAGGCGGTGCAGGGATGCGGCCTGAGAAGATTCCACTCCGAAGACGATCTGCAGAAGATACACTGCGACTCTGACTCTGACAGGTATTCTAATGAATCTTTTTCCACTCTTCCAAATTCAgccttttcattaaaaacacattattaggTCACTTACCTGTAAGGATGGGTTTCTTACAGATAAACAACCTAATGTAGTTTTGATCTTATGCATGTAAATGTATACCTGTATATGTTTGTCGATGTAagtatgtttttgtgtatttgtttcatta
The DNA window shown above is from Platichthys flesus chromosome 11, fPlaFle2.1, whole genome shotgun sequence and carries:
- the snx10b gene encoding sorting nexin-10B, which codes for MREGTDNSTSQQVVSVWVRDPRIQKNDFWHAFIDYEICLHTDSVCFTKKVSAVRRRYSEFVWLRQKLQANSQLMFQLPELPGKNPFFSLNNARQISERMTGLQDFLKQILQNPLLLSDSCLHLFLQSKLSVSKIKACAAGRTRFSVAQAVQGCGLRRFHSEDDLQKIHCDSDSDSSDPGPQMKDLEIKKAASAASLDLMGSSQEKSFSSSSDST